The following coding sequences lie in one Phalacrocorax aristotelis chromosome 4, bGulAri2.1, whole genome shotgun sequence genomic window:
- the GAR1 gene encoding H/ACA ribonucleoprotein complex subunit 1, which translates to MSFRGRGGGGGRGGGGGRGGGFNRGGGGGDRGGFNRGGRGGFGRGGGRGGFNRGGYDQGPPERVVLLGEFMHPCEDDIVCKCKTEENKVPYFNAPVYLDNKEQIGKVDEIFGQLRDFYFSVKLSENMKASSFKKMQKFYIDPAKLLPLQRFLPRPPGEKGAPRGGGRGGRGGGRGGGRGGGRGGFGGGRGGFRGGRGGGGGGFRGGRGGGGGFRGKGF; encoded by the exons ATGTCGTTtcgaggaagaggaggtggaggaggaagaggaggtggaggaggaagaggaggtggctTCAATCGTGGAGGTGGCGGCGGTGACAGAGGTGGCTTTAATCGTGGTGGACGAGGTGGCTTTGGACGGGGAGGTGGACGAGGAGGCTTCAACAGAGGCGGATATGACCAGGGGCCTCCAGAAAGGGTAGTTT tattgGGAGAGTTCATGCATCCGTGTGAAGATGACATTgtttgtaaatgtaaaacagaagaaaacaaggtgCCTTATTTCAATGCCCCAGTGTACTTGGATAATAAGGAACAGATTGGCAAAGTGGATGAAATCTTCGGACAGCTGAGAGATTTT TACTTTTCAGTGAAACTGTCTGAGAACATGAAAGcctcttcatttaaaaaaatgcaaaag TTTTACATTGATCCAGCAAAGCTGCTACCCCTTCAGAGGTTTTTGCCAAGGCCCCCTGGAGAAAAAGGTGCTCCCAGAGGAGGTGGTAGAGGAGGACGTGGTGGTGGAcgtggaggaggaagaggcggTGGTAGAG GAGGatttggaggaggaagaggagggttcagaggaggaagaggtggaggaggaggaggattcagaggaggaagaggtggtggaggaggcTTTCGGG gaaaaggattttaa